The nucleotide sequence ATAGGGCGCACCCGCCACGACCTCGCCGCCGTCCTTGGAGACGAACAGCACTTGATCAAAGGTCACTTCGGCACCCTTGTCGCTGGCCATCCTGTCGATGGTCACGACGGTCCCGGGCTCCATTTTGAACTGATGTCCGCCGTTCTGAACGATCGCGT is from Acidobacteriota bacterium and encodes:
- the rplU gene encoding 50S ribosomal protein L21, which codes for MYAIVQNGGHQFKMEPGTVVTIDRMASDKGAEVTFDQVLFVSKDGGEVVAGAPYVAGAKVVGVVEDQTRGPKIRVFKSKRRKQERRTHGFRADQTRVRITGIQI